The following proteins are encoded in a genomic region of Phalacrocorax carbo chromosome 2, bPhaCar2.1, whole genome shotgun sequence:
- the CHMP4C gene encoding charged multivesicular body protein 4c produces the protein MSKISKFFKGGGSAASKGRGGPSPQEALARLRETEEMLSKKQEYLETRIERELAAARQHGTKNKRAALQALKRKKRYEKQLSQIDGTLSTIEFQREALENSHTNTEVLRNMGYAAQAMKKVHENMDLNKIDDLMQDITEQQDVAQEISDAISNRAAFGDEFDEDELMAELEELEQEELNKGMRDVRLPSVPSTSLPSHPASTRKRVEDEDEMKKLAAWAS, from the exons atgagCAAGATTTCCAAGTTCTTCAAGGGGGGCGGCTCGGCCGCCTCCAAGGGCCGCGGGGGGCCCTCGCCGCAGGAGGCGCTGGCCCGGCTGCGGGAGACGGAGGAGATGCTCAGCAAGAAGCAGGAGTACCTGGAGACGAGGATCGAGCGGGAGCTGGCGGCAGCCCGGCAGCACGGCACTAAGAACAAGCGAG CTGCCTTACAagcactgaagagaaaaaagagataCGAGAAACAGTTGAGTCAAATTGATGGGACACTCTCAACCATTGAGTTCCAGAGAGAGGCATTGGAAAATTCCCACACCAACACAGAAGTCCTCAGGAATATGGGTTATGCTGCACAAGCTATGAAAAAAGTACATGAAAATAT GGACTTGAACAAAATTGATGATTTGATGCAAGATATCACTGAACAGCAAGACGTTGCCCAGGAAATTTCAGATGCTATCTCAAACCGAGCTGCCTTTGGTGATGAGTTTGATGAG GATGAGTTGATGGCAGAATTAGAAGAACTGGAGCAAGAAGAATTGAACAAGGGAATGAGAGATGTCAGGTTGCCAAGCGTTCCATCCACATCGCTGCCTTCTCACCCTG catcaACCAGGAAGAGAGTGGAGGATGAAGACGAAATGAAGAAGCTGGCTGCCTGGGCTTCATAA